The Glycine soja cultivar W05 chromosome 15, ASM419377v2, whole genome shotgun sequence region ATATCCCAACATTACAATTATAGTCTTGTGCTTTTTGCAATTAAAAcgttatgctctattcctagcaacgtaacgtaaagagtaaaatcattcggttcaaattctaagattacttttcagtctcacttaaaatccaatttcttcttcttcttctacattcaaatgataagtgctaacaatttaatcccaaaaacaaCTGAAATTTGACACTTATCAATGTCCCCCATGTAAGTTtcttttaagtgttttttttaacaataatttaGTTCGGAAGAATTTGTTGTTTATCCTATTTCtttcataatttcattatattgatttttgttCTGTTTTGATTTCTAGACCGATATTTAGGAGAATTATCAAAAATGGGTCAACAAAAATGTTCTCCGGGTTGCCTTATATTTATTCTCTCTTGAACTGCTTGATCTGCTTGTGGTATGGCACACCTCTTATATCACCTGATAATCTCTTGGTGACAACTGTTAATTCAATTGGAGCAGCCTTTCAGCTTGTGTACATCCTCTTCTTGATGTATGCTGAGAAAGCAAGAAAGGTTAGGTTAATCTTTCTAACACTTCACTATTGGTTGAAATCTATAGGAAACCATAAAGTTACGAGAGAGAATCATTAAATGAGGAGTGAGACTACAAAAATTttgtgatttctaataaatttcaactaacaGTAGAAAGCatgttaaaaaaagtgttaGAGAAAGTGTCTTACTAGCAATTCTCTCTTTTGATATACTATTGGAAgcttatgaattatgattacggcataaaataaattggttcatttttaacttgtgtACGATAAACTGCCATTTGATAGGTGAGAATGGTTGGATTACTGCTAACAGTTTTGGGCATATTTGTGATCATACTTGTTGGGAGCTTGCAAGTTGATGACAGTACAATGCGCGGGATGTTTGTCAGATTCTTGAGTTGTGCTTCTCTCATTTCAACGTTTGCCTCTCCATTGTTTATAATTGTATGCTAGTTATTTCCTAGATATCCATCATTTAACAGTTTCTGCATCTTTTGTCCATTGAATCATATATTGCtgaatttgtttacatattttGTTTATGTAACTTCTCAGAAATTGGTGATTCAGACAAAAAGTGTTGAGTTTATGCCGTTTTATCTTTCAATTTCCACCTTCCTGATGAGCATCTCCTTCTTTCTTTATGGATTCCTCAGTGATGATGCCTTCATTTATGTGAGAGTCCtttcaatttatttcttatttcttgtTAAAATACTCATTTAGTTTCAAATCTTTATTTTGTTGGCTTTTATATGTAATAATGCTATTATGTCTGTGTTTGATTTTGTAGGTACCGAATGGGATAGGAACTGTTTTAGGAATGATACAATtggtattatatttttattacaaaggTTCAACCAGTGAAGAGTGCAGAGAACCCTTGATAGTGTCGTATGAATGATCTGTGCTGTGCTGCTGAATGATGGCAAAGTGAAGGTATAACCAAATACACAATATGTGATCAAGATTTATGGACTGAATCACATCAGTGTGAGGTGGTTCTCTGAAATTAGTAAGCGGGCATTTTTCGTGTATGAATTATTTTCCATGAGTCGAATGAGTGAATTGTATGGTTTTGATTATGAAATTTTTCCATTCAATTCATGTAAATGTTTGAATTGAAACCTTATTACAGTATTTTAACTCCATGTCTGGAAT contains the following coding sequences:
- the LOC114387722 gene encoding bidirectional sugar transporter SWEET2-like, giving the protein MSPIPIFRRIIKNGSTKMFSGLPYIYSLLNCLICLWYGTPLISPDNLLVTTVNSIGAAFQLVYILFLMYAEKARKVRMVGLLLTVLGIFVIILVGSLQVDDSTMRGMFVRFLSCASLISTFASPLFIIKLVIQTKSVEFMPFYLSISTFLMSISFFLYGFLSDDAFIYVPNGIGTVLGMIQLVLYFYYKGSTSEECREPLIVSYE